Genomic segment of Mytilus edulis chromosome 12, xbMytEdul2.2, whole genome shotgun sequence:
tttagctgattagtttcagaggagaagatttttgtaaaagttacgtaaaaaaaagtaataaaatgcctataaagggcaataactccttaaggggtcaactgaccattttggtcattgcgatttatttgtagatcttactttgctgaacattattgttgtttaaagtttatctctatctataacaatatttaagaaaataacCGAAAACtaaaaattttccttaaaattatcatttcagaggaagcaacccaacaatcgaatgtccgattcatctgaaaatttcagggcagatagatctcgaatatacattttacccctatgttctatttttagccatggccgccatcttggttggttttgcgggtcaccggacacaattttttaattaaatacccgaatgatgattgtggccaagtttggttaaatttggcccagtagtttcagaggagaaggtttttgtaaaagttaaccactACGGACGACGACGGCGACAGACAACGACAATGTCGGACGccagatgccaagtgatgagaaaagctcacttggccctttgggccaggtgagctaacaatACACTTAACCAAAGCCATGACCTGATGACAATACACTTAACCAAAACCATGACCTGATGACAATACACTTAACCAAAACCATGACCTGATGACAATACACTTATCTCAATGATGCTGGATCCTCTGTTTCATATATTAACAAAGCAGAAAAGATTACAGTTCTGTGTATGATTCATTGACAGTTTGGCTGAAAATGATCTTCTCTGGATTTTCAagcatttaacattggcacccttttctttcaaaaaaatatgaaaaattaacaagGATTTTGAAGATTTCCAAAAATGGCTTTTAAAAGTCTATGAAGACATGATAAAAAATTAAAGGGGAAAAAGTAGGGGATGGCAGGCAAAATGTTATTGACACTTTATGGAAAAGACTAGAGGATTCTGAATATCTgaccaaagtaaaaaaaaaaaagagaagcaTGCATCcgttaaaaaaaaagtcaaaataatttCTTAAGGTAGTTTGatcagatttttttctttatgtgCAACAGATAACACCAATCACTTACAACTGTCTCTCTtcagaaaatagaaaatagaagttcaaagaaaaCCTAGAAATGGTAAAGACACTACATGTTGAGGGGCCAAACCAGTTTCATACTGTCCAATATTTGTAAGCTGAAACAGAGATCAATTATTAAATTCTGATATTTCAAAACCCTAAAAGAAAATAACTTGTAATGCACCaacaaaattgaacattatttataAACTCATATTtttactgacattttttttttctgcttCATATAAGAAATATTGATTCTGATGTCAAATAAATGTCAGCTATGAATAATCCAAAAGATCTCAGTTTACAATCAATGGAATAATTGCACATGTATCCTATTGACAAATCAAACCAGATTTGCATCCTCTCTACTGTCAAACAAATTTATGTATTCCCATTTACTAAGAAATGCCATCTCAATACTCTCCGATTTGTCTTTGACATATTTAATCCGCTCTGGTTCCATTATATCAACCAACTATATAAATATTGCATATAAACAGACTGACATTTTCACTCTGGGTCCATTATATCCACTAAGTCCACAAATATTGCATAAGAAAGACGAACAATGTCCACGATTATATCATCACGACCAAGACAGGATAGAACACCACAAAATTTCTTCTTCAGATCTTCTTGATTATTTCCACCATCAAGAGGTCCCATGGCATCTTCTAATAAATTGTTTGTACAAGTCAGACGGAATTTCTGCATTGATTTAATGTGAGCTAAAGCTTTCGTAATGTCAGTTAAATTCTCTTCTGTCAATATATTCCCTGCAATGTCCAGAACTTTAAGGTATTTCAAATCATGGcgtaaaatatgacaaaattccGACACTGAAGCATCCGGTAAATGATTCTGTGCTAGGCTTAGAATTTTcacatttgaaaaatgttttgtgaTCTTTAACAAAAACATAGGCGATATCCTATCATTGTCATAGATGGAAAATTGGCACACTTTACTTAAATTTAGTTCCTTTAAGTGAATTGCATGTTGAGACTTTGTCAAACATGACAGGTCATTTTCATTTAAGTCACAGCCCCGTAAACTGAGAAATTCAAGGGGTTGTTTTAATGCTGTTAATATCTCACCAAGACAACCAAGAAGATAATTAAAGCTTAGATCCAATCGAATTAAGTTCGAGAAACAGTTCAAAGTTTCCACTATTTTATTCCGTAATGCTGTTCTACTTCTCGTTCGACCTTCCTGTAAATATATATTGCAGTCCTGAAGATCTAATGCACGAACGTTTTTAAATTTCTGAAGGTCTGATGCTACGAGAAAGAAAATTCCCTCTTCAAGTTGCTTCAGCTCAATTCCTTCAATGttctgaaaaacaaaataataattgtttCGTTATCTTATATAATTGGGTTAAGATTCTACCCTGGGTGATTTAGACTAAAAATAATGTATAGACATTTGCTTTTTGTTCATGACTGTTTCAAAGCCTTTAGAAGTCTTCTGTTTGTTTGTGCTTTTTAGTTGCTGCCTTAAAGCTGCTGACTTTATACTTTTCATTATTTACATAATGCTTTAATTAAATCTAATGGCTActgttgattgattttttttcgcttaatgtccagtggcaatttTTATATATCCATACAGAAGATTCACTTATTTCAGTTGCCTCCCAATTTCTTTGATTAAggaaaaattcaatttttgtggatatttgatttcatggttttgctgaAGAATAAATAAAAGCAAATAGACATTAAACAATTCCTTATACTATTGAATTAGTGTTTACTTTtgacccataaaataaaaaaaaatggtatcccACAAGTTATATGAAAACCTATGGATTCAAGCCACTGCAGATAACAAATGGGGCATTTGTTTTAAAGACAAATTGCAGAGTCTAAGCCTCTCAAAACAATTAAAGGAGTTATCATTCTATGACACAAAGGACAATAAACAGGACTATCTATTTGAGGTCAAACCTCCTGGATGAAGCTTTtcgataaaataaattataaagatgtaaaaagatgtggtttgagtgctaatgagacaactctccatccaagtcacaatttgtaacagtaaaccattataggtaaaagtactttaacacagagcattggctcatAACCAACAGCATTTTAAGGCAAAATCTCTGGGTTGAAGTCTCTCAAGTCAAATTAAGATATCAAACTTAAGACAAACCTCTGGGTCTAAGCCCCTCAAGACAATAAAAGGGGCTAAGCAGTCCATTACATCATCTCCAATCATTAAATCAGACCTACAAAAGAAATGTATTAACATGTAGCAAAATTTAATTATCAGGACTACATTAGTCAACTcaattcaataaattaaaaggaCACAAAAAACTTTTAAATCTATTCTGAAGCAATGTCAGAATTCATTACTGTCTGTTTTGTTTTGGCTTTTTCttaatttggtattttttattttctcCCACAATTCTGTTTATCCTTActtaatataaattcaaaaacgACGTAACTGTCAAAGTTTATCTTAGTGAAagcattataaaaagaaattaacttAATTCTCAAGAATATTGAATACTTTATCTACTGAAGAAATTTCAGACTCTTCAGAGCTTTAATCTTCCCCCCTCCctctataaaaataatataccctctttattttctaatttaaactaaaagagggacgaaagataccaaagggacagtcaaactcataaatccaaaataaactgacaacgccatggctaaaaatgaaaaagacaaacagaaaaacaatattacacaCGATTAAATTGCAATCAGTTGTGTTTGCTTACCAGTAGTTCTTATCTAACAAAATAAGATAAGAGGGCTAAATGGTGGCCTTGGGCTCTTTGGtaaagttgttgtctctttgacacattcccattctCCATTTGATGATCCATTTAAATATTTAAGGTTCCCTGCAGGGAAGGTAAACGATCCATAGAAATAACTTTTCCTTATGATTATGGTTCAATACTTATGATTTTAAACCATAATTCAAAAGTTTTCCCCTGatattttgctttttttcatgCATCATACCAGATGTGTTTTGTACTATGGGCTTTGGGTATATGTCCCTGAAGGCAATATTAAAAGACAGTCACTCAGGCCATAAAATTGGGTCTTTCTCAATGACCCTAGAAAATAAAGTTTCGAAAAGTTTTTAGATCAACCACAAGAGTTGTCTTTCAAAAACCACTATCACACCATTAACAAGTGTTGTCCTAAATGTTTTTATCAAGCATCCAGGTAAATCAGGATTTTGAAATACCCTCTTCTTTCTAGAAATTATAGCATCACAATTTATAAGGATATCATATCAGAAAAGCATCACACGTTAATTGAGGGTCTTGCTGGGATTTACATTATAAAGAAAAATGGaccataaaaataatataatagagAAAATTtaggcaaaaaaataaataatagaaaataattgtcaaagaaattaagaatacagaaatgaaagaCCCTCCCCCTTTCCAAGCAGA
This window contains:
- the LOC139497985 gene encoding uncharacterized protein; this translates as MFKALDKVNYNTLNLNKPKEPVKEIIKPISLVQISCRVINRCDGLTNHAIRCVPIHLAEDLLRAAIEKAQPNAISAIISNWPHTELCFKDILPPKHHDIFEEEMGHDLVVFRGVINRTKYCKLKSIDFRGLKLNGTFCKLIVQMWPILSLKKSQQKTKNLVKTIVKNAGVKRSRLTDEILPKMLEDLLCHEMVKNSTFSIYIPKGEKMTVKMDNLQFSTNRTFFMDYLICNGLRSITPLSISVSNICIKSDLMIGDDVMDCLAPFIVLRGLDPENIEGIELKQLEEGIFFLVASDLQKFKNVRALDLQDCNIYLQEGRTRSRTALRNKIVETLNCFSNLIRLDLSFNYLLGCLGEILTALKQPLEFLSLRGCDLNENDLSCLTKSQHAIHLKELNLSKVCQFSIYDNDRISPMFLLKITKHFSNVKILSLAQNHLPDASVSEFCHILRHDLKYLKVLDIAGNILTEENLTDITKALAHIKSMQKFRLTCTNNLLEDAMGPLDGGNNQEDLKKKFCGVLSCLGRDDIIVDIVRLSYAIFVDLVDIMDPE